Within Actinosynnema pretiosum, the genomic segment CACCACGACCGGTTCAGCTGCGAGCTTTGAACCAGCCGCGTCCCAGCGCCCGCCGGGTGAACCGCCGACCCTGCGCATCGCGGTTTCCTCGCGCACTACGACCAAGAACGAGACTACTGACCTCGCCACCCCTGGTGGGAGTCCCTCGGTAGCGCCCCTTTCGGGGGAATCTGTCTCGGACGTGCCGGGGACCGATTCTGTTTCTGCCAGTCCGGACAGTTCGGCATCGCCCCTTTCCGGGGTGTCCACCGCAGGTATTTCTGAAGGGGCCGCGCCCACGGCTCAGATGCCGCGCACGTCTCTGCCACTGGTGGCGGAGCCCGCAGGTGAGCCGTCTGCCGCGCTTACCGCCCGTGTGTCGCGCTCTGAGCTCCAGTTGGCTGCGGAACCCGACTCCGGCCCAGCCGCCGTCCCGGACAGTCCCGCCTCGGAGCCGTCCGCCCCTGCCGGTCGCACGATCGCTGGCGAGGCCGCCTCGCCGAAGGGCGCCCACGACAACCCGTTCGCCAACCGCCCCACCCACGGCGACCCGATCGACGTCACCACTGGCTGGGTCGTCCTCCCGCAGACCGACGTCGACCTGGCCTCCACCCTCCCGCTGCTGCTCACCCGCACCCACGTGTCGCACTACCGCCTCGGCCGCTCCTTCGGCCCCACCTGGGCCTGCACCGCCGACCAGCGCCTGGAGGTCGACCCCGAGGGCGTCGCGCTCGCGGTCGAGGACGGCACGCTGCTGCTCTACCCCCACCCGGCCGACAACGCCGAGGCGCTCCCCGAGTCGGGCCCCCGCTGGCCGCTGGTGCGCACCGCCACCGGCGGGTACGCCGTGCACCGCGCGGACCGGGACCAGATCCTCCACTTCGCCCCCGGTCCCCACCGGGAGCGGCTCCTCGCCGCCATCACGGACGCGGACGGGCGTTGCGTGCAGTTCCGGCGCGACGAGCGGGGCGCGCTGGTCGAGGTCGCGCACTCCGGCGGGTACCGGGTGCTCGTGGACAGCGAGGACGGTCTGATCACCGCCTACCGGCTCGCGGGCGCGGGCACCGAGGTGCTGCTCGGCGAGTTCCGCTACGACGAGCGGCGCAACCTCGTCGCCGCGGTCAACTCCAGCGGGTTGCCGCTGCGGTTCGAGTACGACGACCTCGGCCGCGTCACGCGGTACGAGGACCGCAACGGCATGTGGTACCGGTACGCCTACGACGACGAGGACCGGTGCACCGCGGCCGAGGGCGCGGGCGGGTACCTGTCGTGCAGGCTGGAGCACGCGCCCGGACTGACCACGGTCACCGACTCGCTCGGCAACACCACGACGTACCAGGTCAACGAGCGGTACCAGGTGGTGTGCGAGACCGACCCGACCGGCGCGCGCACGGTCAGCGAGTGGGACGCGCACCACCGGCTGCTCTCGCGCACCCGACCGCTCGGGCTCAGGACGGCGTACCGCTACGACGACCGGGGCGATCTCGTCGAGGCTGTTCTGCCCGACGGCTCCCGCGTGCGCACCGAGCACGACAGCACGGGCAGGCCCGTGGTCGTCACCGACCCGGACGGGGCGGTGTGGCGGCGCGAGTACGGGCCCAATGGCGCGCTCATCGCGGTTGTCGACCCTATGGGCGCGCGCACCACCTGCACCTATGACGAGGGCGGTGACCTGGTCGAGGTCACGGACGCGAGCGGGGCCACCACCCACTACGAGGTGAATTCGCTCGGCCTGGTCGAATCGGTCACCGATCCCATGGGCGGCACGACCCGCTACGAGTACGATGAACTCGGCCGCCGCGCTGTCGTCACCGACCCCGCAGGTGGGCGCACCCGGTTCACCTGGACCCCTGAGGGCGGGCTCGCGGGACGCGTCGACCCGGACGGGGCGCGCACCGTCCTGCGCCGCGACGGCGAGGGCAACCTGCGGGAGCACACCGACGCCACGGGCGCGGTGACCACGATCGAGGTGGGACCGTTCGACCTGCCCGTCGCCGAGGTCCGCCCGGACGGCTCGCGGCTGGAGTTCCGCTACGACACCGAGCTGCGCCCGGTCGCCGTCGTCAACGAGCACGGCCAGGAGTGGCGGTACACCTACGACTCCAGGAGCCACCTGGTGTCCGAGGTGGACTTCGACCAGCGCATCACCACCTACGTGTGGGACCAGGCCGGGCGGTTGCACGGGCACGCCAACGAGCGGGGCGAGAGCGTGATGCTCGACCTTGACCCGCGTGACCGCGTCGTCGCCGTGCACACCGCGCAGGGCCGCACCGACCTGGCCTACGACCCGGTCGGCAGGCTGCTGCGCGCGAAGGGGCCCGACGCCGACCTGGTCCTCACCTACGACCCGTGTGGGCGGGTGCTCAGCGAGTCGATCGACGGCCGGGTGCTGGAGTCGCGGTACGACGTGCTGGGGCGCAGGGTCACGCGGCGGACCCCGTCCGGGGCGTTGAGCGTGTGGGCCTACGACCTGCTGGGCCGTCCCACCGCGTTGCGCGCGGCGGGTCGCACCACGCGGTTCAGCTTCGACGCGGCGGGACGTGAGGTCGAGCGCAGGGTGGACGACGGCGTGCTGGTGGCCCAGGTGTGGGACGAGGTGGACCGGCTGCGCTCGCAGACCGTGGTCACCGGCCTGCGCTCCACCACGCCCGCCCTGGCCCAGCGCCGCACCTACGGCTACCGGCCGGACGGCAAGCTCGTGTCGGTGTACGACCAGGTCACCGGCGGTCAGGTGCTGGACCTGGACGAGGTCGGCCGAGTGCTGGCCGTGCGCGGCTCCTCGGGCACCGAGGTCTACCAGTACGACCGCACCGGGAACGTCGTCCACGCCCACTGGTCCGGCCCCGAGCCGGGCGCGGGCCCGCGTGAGCACGACCTCATGCGGGTGACGCGAGCGGGCGACCTGGTCTTCACGTACGACGAGGCGGGCCGCACCTCCAGCCGTTCGGTGCAGCGCCCGGACGGCGGCGTGGACACCTGGGAGTTCGAGTGGTCCGCCCAGGACCGCCTGCTGTCGGCACGCACCCCGAACGGCTCCCTGTGGCGCTACGGCTACGACGCCCTCGGCCGCCGGGTGTGGAAGAAGCGCATGGCGGACGACGGCGTGACCCCGGTGGAGCGCGTCGACTTCATGTGGGACGGCGCGGCTCCGGCGGAGCAGTTCACGGGCGCCGAGTCACTGGTATGGGACCACGCCCCGAGCACCGGGCACGTGGTGACCCAGACCGAACGCTCACGGGTGCCTGCCGGTGCGCGGTCCATGCCTCCGCAGGGCGCTGCGGCGCAGCAGGCGACGACCGGTCCCGCTGGGCTCGCAGGGTCTGCGGGTTCTGCGCAGGGACAGCCCAACTACGCCGCCCGTCTTGGCCAAGGCGACCGGAGCGGGCAGGGCAACCAGGTTGAGCGCCCCGAGTTGCGGAGCGAGGGCGATTACTTCGGCCAGGGGAACCACCCCGACCAGGGTGACCGCTCTGGCCAGGACAGGCCCTCTGGCCAGGAGGACCGCGCTGGCCAGGGCAACCACGTCGACCGGGCTGGGCACGTCGACCGGGCTCGATATGTGGATCAGGCTGGGCACGGTGACCAGGCGGGGCGTGGTGACCTGGCTGGGCATGTTGGCCAGACTGGTCACGGTGACCAGGCGGGACGCGGTGACCTGGCTGGGCATGGTGACCTGGCTGGGCATGTTGGCCAGGCTGGTCACGGTGGCCAGGCGGGACGCGGTGGCCAGGCTGGGCGTGGTGACCAGGCTGGGCGTACTGAGCAGGTCAGTCGTGCTGAGCTGGTCGGTGGGGTCGAGCGTTCCGGGCGCGGTGAGCCCGGCGGTCGCGGTGAGCAGCAGGGGGATCGGGGCGGGCAGGGTGTGGCCCGTGGGGAACTGGGGGAAGCGGGCGGTCAGTGGGTTGACCGTCGGTTCCTGGCCGTGGTCACCGATCTGGTTGGTGCGCCTGCGGACCTCGTCGACCCGGACATCGGGTCGATCCTGCCGAAGCGCCCCTCGACCTTGTGGGGGCTGTCCTCCGGGCACTCGTGGACGCCGTTGCGCTTTCCCGGTCAGCACCACGACGCGGAGACGGGTCTGCACTACAACGTGCACCGCTACTACGACCCGGCCACCGGGCGCTACCTGACCAGGGACCCGTTGGGGCTGGCTCCTGCGGCCAACCCGTGGACCTACGCGGACAACCCCACGGCTGCGGTCGACCCGGTGGGGCTGGTTCCGTGCTCGCCCCTGTCCGGGCGTGCGGTGAGCGGCTACCTGAGTGGGTGGGCGCCGCCGGTTGGGCGGTTCGGGGCTGCGTCTCCCGAGTGTCTGCTGCCGTCTGCGAGCAGGCCGTTTCCCCAGCGGGGGTATGGCGTGGGTGAGGTTGGGCGTACGCATCCGGCGCACGCTGAACTGGGGCCTTGGCATTCAAGGGCTGGGCACTCAGGGACTGGGCGCTCAGGAGTTGGGCATCCAGGAACTGGGCGGTCGTGGGCGGGTGCCCCTGGTGTGGGCGCTCCTGGTCTGGAGGGGCCGTCTGTGGTGGCGGCGCCTATGGCGGGCACCTGTGGGTCACGTTTGCAGGAACTGGCTGACCGGCACCAGCGTGATTTGTACGGGGACACCACGTCCTCCGGGAACCACCGCAGTGGAGGCGAGCGGTAGATTTTTGAAAGCCGGATTTGA encodes:
- a CDS encoding RHS repeat-associated core domain-containing protein, translated to MDTGLTESATELRTSLTNGSWLGDAPSAGQDDLPSLGEVSDPFKPLSQAGVEWLVEHVAPLQRALDELRGDPAVVTAQAETWSAVATELATIASDLVAAVAADTTAWTGQAADNYRVRAEQTAALLTAASQGAHGASGGLRKAGELVGAVRGLVRDVIADAVDNLVKVALQIVGTGGVAAPWTIPQISQTVAATAARITALTSKLLDALRRLTPLLTQTGDLFGEATTALRTLQAATAPTPSTTLAAAAPLPPQATEPGQSTEPGQASGAPQTAATADQQSGMSQPGTPGTNVDTHGGSTPDKPGAVHPGVADLDTPRTGTASLGTAESDAFRPDPFGPGAPFPNAADTTDPSAASTAPQTAAAQTGPVQASGAMQSSVAQPWLQSADQPLDQPVPQQAVQAEATPDLTRSTGATSVWPPSPVESVWTLPPSDPPVTQARADAFAWPTPPIDAPTTASAAAETQWPPTSAQPPSSTSTGADAFAWPPVPADGVTGAVGTPVAEAGWPRAEGTTTTSSADLAAAPRADLPNATRPEGPAGVPASSGSDPVGQQGAPQAAGSRQGTTYPSAAKQSQAKQEEKRGDLPAFDAPTLMSSTSTHGGIQPPAPPGTTTGSAASFEPAASQRPPGEPPTLRIAVSSRTTTKNETTDLATPGGSPSVAPLSGESVSDVPGTDSVSASPDSSASPLSGVSTAGISEGAAPTAQMPRTSLPLVAEPAGEPSAALTARVSRSELQLAAEPDSGPAAVPDSPASEPSAPAGRTIAGEAASPKGAHDNPFANRPTHGDPIDVTTGWVVLPQTDVDLASTLPLLLTRTHVSHYRLGRSFGPTWACTADQRLEVDPEGVALAVEDGTLLLYPHPADNAEALPESGPRWPLVRTATGGYAVHRADRDQILHFAPGPHRERLLAAITDADGRCVQFRRDERGALVEVAHSGGYRVLVDSEDGLITAYRLAGAGTEVLLGEFRYDERRNLVAAVNSSGLPLRFEYDDLGRVTRYEDRNGMWYRYAYDDEDRCTAAEGAGGYLSCRLEHAPGLTTVTDSLGNTTTYQVNERYQVVCETDPTGARTVSEWDAHHRLLSRTRPLGLRTAYRYDDRGDLVEAVLPDGSRVRTEHDSTGRPVVVTDPDGAVWRREYGPNGALIAVVDPMGARTTCTYDEGGDLVEVTDASGATTHYEVNSLGLVESVTDPMGGTTRYEYDELGRRAVVTDPAGGRTRFTWTPEGGLAGRVDPDGARTVLRRDGEGNLREHTDATGAVTTIEVGPFDLPVAEVRPDGSRLEFRYDTELRPVAVVNEHGQEWRYTYDSRSHLVSEVDFDQRITTYVWDQAGRLHGHANERGESVMLDLDPRDRVVAVHTAQGRTDLAYDPVGRLLRAKGPDADLVLTYDPCGRVLSESIDGRVLESRYDVLGRRVTRRTPSGALSVWAYDLLGRPTALRAAGRTTRFSFDAAGREVERRVDDGVLVAQVWDEVDRLRSQTVVTGLRSTTPALAQRRTYGYRPDGKLVSVYDQVTGGQVLDLDEVGRVLAVRGSSGTEVYQYDRTGNVVHAHWSGPEPGAGPREHDLMRVTRAGDLVFTYDEAGRTSSRSVQRPDGGVDTWEFEWSAQDRLLSARTPNGSLWRYGYDALGRRVWKKRMADDGVTPVERVDFMWDGAAPAEQFTGAESLVWDHAPSTGHVVTQTERSRVPAGARSMPPQGAAAQQATTGPAGLAGSAGSAQGQPNYAARLGQGDRSGQGNQVERPELRSEGDYFGQGNHPDQGDRSGQDRPSGQEDRAGQGNHVDRAGHVDRARYVDQAGHGDQAGRGDLAGHVGQTGHGDQAGRGDLAGHGDLAGHVGQAGHGGQAGRGGQAGRGDQAGRTEQVSRAELVGGVERSGRGEPGGRGEQQGDRGGQGVARGELGEAGGQWVDRRFLAVVTDLVGAPADLVDPDIGSILPKRPSTLWGLSSGHSWTPLRFPGQHHDAETGLHYNVHRYYDPATGRYLTRDPLGLAPAANPWTYADNPTAAVDPVGLVPCSPLSGRAVSGYLSGWAPPVGRFGAASPECLLPSASRPFPQRGYGVGEVGRTHPAHAELGPWHSRAGHSGTGRSGVGHPGTGRSWAGAPGVGAPGLEGPSVVAAPMAGTCGSRLQELADRHQRDLYGDTTSSGNHRSGGER